Within the Magnetospirillum sp. ME-1 genome, the region TTCAACAAGATGGTGTCGCCGTCGCAATCGATCAGGAAGTCCTTGAGCCGCTGCTGCTGGCCCGAGGTCTCGCCCTTGCGCCACAATCCGCCGCGCGAGCGCGAGAAATAGCAAACCCGGCCGGTCTCCAGCGTCTCGGCCACCGATTCGGCGTTCATCCAGGCCATCATCAGCACTTCGCCGGTGTCGAATTGCTGGGCGATGGCGGGCACCAGCCCATCGGCGTTGAACTTGAGCTTGGGCAGCACGGCGGCGGAATCGATAGCGGACATGACGGAAACCTCTCCAACGGGAGGCTAAGGGTTTAGCGGGCGGTAAGGCACTCGGCAAGGGAATCGGCCAGTCCCTTCATCTGCTGCACATAGGAATCGGGGCCGGCGGGCACAAGCAGGCCTTCCGGGTCCAGCCGCCCCATGCGCGCGCCCGCCGCCTCGGCCAGGGTGGTGGCGGTGGCCGAGGGGGCGCCGGGCTCGCCGAAGACGCAGGACGCCCCGCTGGCCTTCAGCCGGTCGCGCAG harbors:
- the hisI gene encoding phosphoribosyl-AMP cyclohydrolase; this translates as MSAIDSAAVLPKLKFNADGLVPAIAQQFDTGEVLMMAWMNAESVAETLETGRVCYFSRSRGGLWRKGETSGQQQRLKDFLIDCDGDTILLKVDQDGVACHTGRRTCFYTAARPEGLTEVAKVQVSPDELYKK